TTGCAGATCACCACCGCCTTGGCGCCATAGATGATCATCTGGTTGCGGATGCCGCCCAGCACGGTGTCGGCCGCGGAGATCTGCGCCACCGTGCCGTCGTCGAAACCGACCAGCATGGTGCCCCAGTCCTCGACGTCGGCGCCCTCCACCGTGTTGAGGAAGCGCGGCGAGGTCGCCCGAAAGGTCTCGGTGGCGGCGAGGTTCGCCGTCTCGGCGCTCACCGACACCGGCCGGATGGGCCGCCCGCGCAGTCGCGTGCCCTCATCGCTCTTGAGATACAGCGCGGCGCCCAGCGGATGGCAGGCCTTCCCGATGAGCGAGCCACCGCCGCCGGTGATCCACCGCTTGTTGACCGGCGCGTGGGTGCCGCCGTGGCTTTCCTCGCCGACCAATCTCAGGATGGGGCCTCCCGCGGCGGCGAGAAGGCGCCGCGCCTTCTGGATCGGGGGCGCGTACACCCAGTTCTCCGCATAGCAGAGGCGGACGCTCGCCTTCGCGCAAGCCTCCAGCACCTCGTCGGCGCTGGCGAGAGCCCGCCCCAGCATCTCGGTCCGCGGCGTCGCCGCGTCGCCGAAGAAGCCGGTGAGCGGCTTCTCCACGACCACGTGCTTACCGGCGCGCGCCGCCTCCACCGCCATCGCGGCGTGAAGATGCGAAGGCACGCAGAGGTCCACCAGCTCGACCTCACGGTCGTCGAGGACGGCGCGAAAGTCGGCGACGGCGCGGCTCACGCCGAAATCCCGCGCGAAGCCCTCCGCGCGCTCGCGGCGCGCCGACGCGACCGCAACCAGCTCCACGTCGACGCCGCGCACGTGGTGATAGGCCTCGGCGTGGAGGCGGGCCACGAACCCCGCGCCTACCACGCCCACTCCCAGATGCCGACGGTCCGCCATGCGGGATCCTCCAGATGCTACGACGGGGTGACATGACTTGGGCCCGGCACGAGCCGGGCCCAAGTCTACCTGGAGACCTCGCCGGCGG
This sequence is a window from Candidatus Methylomirabilota bacterium. Protein-coding genes within it:
- a CDS encoding Gfo/Idh/MocA family oxidoreductase; its protein translation is MADRRHLGVGVVGAGFVARLHAEAYHHVRGVDVELVAVASARRERAEGFARDFGVSRAVADFRAVLDDREVELVDLCVPSHLHAAMAVEAARAGKHVVVEKPLTGFFGDAATPRTEMLGRALASADEVLEACAKASVRLCYAENWVYAPPIQKARRLLAAAGGPILRLVGEESHGGTHAPVNKRWITGGGGSLIGKACHPLGAALYLKSDEGTRLRGRPIRPVSVSAETANLAATETFRATSPRFLNTVEGADVEDWGTMLVGFDDGTVAQISAADTVLGGIRNQMIIYGAKAVVICNINPNDTVQAYAPDPAVFGSEYLVEKLETKAGWSSPQPDEDWTSGYPQEIQDFVECVALGREPLSGGALARDVTAVIYGAYLSAAEGRRVDLRPHLGERRRA